The Legionella cincinnatiensis genome includes a region encoding these proteins:
- a CDS encoding cyclic nucleotide-binding domain-containing protein — translation MEEFDLHNCSLFKGVDEKYVDEFLASCELVELHQGEFLFHQNEIGDAMYIVEQGELEVVLDQGVAESDSQTPQMIGRRERGALIGELCVFGQQKRSASVRALVDSRLLKIEGEDFRIRIYSKELDALLISYNIAKVLGERLITTNNLLTLYLPFKA, via the coding sequence ATGGAGGAATTTGATTTACATAACTGTTCCTTATTTAAAGGAGTAGATGAAAAATATGTTGATGAGTTTTTAGCAAGTTGTGAGCTTGTTGAACTTCATCAAGGTGAGTTTCTTTTTCATCAAAATGAAATTGGTGATGCAATGTACATTGTGGAACAGGGTGAATTAGAAGTTGTATTAGATCAAGGCGTAGCAGAATCGGATTCCCAGACACCGCAGATGATTGGCAGACGTGAAAGAGGAGCTTTGATCGGGGAGTTATGTGTATTTGGTCAACAAAAACGTTCTGCGTCAGTTCGAGCGTTGGTTGATTCTCGCCTCTTAAAAATTGAAGGTGAAGATTTCAGAATACGTATTTACTCAAAGGAACTGGATGCATTATTGATTTCTTATAATATCGCAAAAGTACTGGGTGAACGTTTAATTACAACAAATAATCTTTTAACTTTGTATCTTCCATTTAAAGCATAA
- a CDS encoding PHA/PHB synthase family protein, with protein MATKSLVKKNPSTKKQPVFQPPTVNTESYSEYMNKIDDFFYYINKLYQANLGKITMGMSPAVIGTAHCAWLLQLAQSPGHLLALDFYPMIHTPEFLTHLIYDKQPAQGKDVRFHKENWQLLPWRFYAEVFLHIEDWWRYATTKVPGLSNRSERTVSFCIRQLLDALSPSNFVMSNPDLFNETIRSGGVNLIRGTQIAFDHLLRRLAGLPPPGAGKFKPGKNVAITPGKVVFTNHLIELIQYKPQTQMVFKEPILIIPAWIMKYYILDLSSKNSLVKWLVEQGHTVFIISWRNPDENDRDLGMDEYYRQGAMAAIDAVNDILPKTKIHLMGYCLGGTLAMIVAAAMARNHDNRLKSLSLLAAQGDFTKAGELMLFINESEINFLKNMMWEKGYLDPKHMAGSFQMLRTYDLIWSKMIDDYMTGTKRGMIDLLAWNADATRMPYKMHTEYLDKLFLHNEFAEGHFRVEDEIVAPSNVHLPIFAVSPEKDHIAPWESVYKIHLMMHTDITFVLTNGGHNAGIVSEPNHPRRFYFIHENKKDMPYIGPKKWLNKAEKREGSWWIAWHDWLVNNSSQKLIPPPDIDPLLPDAPGKYVLQK; from the coding sequence ATGGCTACAAAAAGTCTTGTAAAAAAAAATCCGTCGACAAAAAAGCAACCTGTTTTCCAACCACCTACAGTCAATACCGAAAGTTATTCTGAGTATATGAATAAAATTGATGATTTCTTTTATTACATTAATAAATTATATCAGGCAAATCTAGGCAAGATTACCATGGGAATGAGTCCAGCTGTAATAGGAACTGCTCATTGTGCTTGGCTTTTACAATTAGCCCAGTCGCCAGGACATCTCTTAGCACTGGATTTTTATCCTATGATACATACCCCTGAATTTTTGACTCATTTAATTTATGACAAGCAACCCGCACAAGGAAAAGATGTTCGCTTTCATAAGGAAAATTGGCAATTATTGCCTTGGCGTTTCTATGCTGAGGTTTTTCTTCATATTGAAGATTGGTGGCGTTATGCTACTACAAAAGTACCTGGACTATCTAATCGCTCAGAGCGCACCGTTTCTTTTTGCATCCGTCAATTACTTGATGCATTATCACCTTCAAATTTTGTCATGAGTAATCCGGATCTTTTTAATGAAACAATTCGCTCAGGTGGTGTAAATTTAATTCGGGGTACTCAAATTGCATTTGATCATTTACTGAGAAGATTAGCTGGTTTACCTCCTCCTGGTGCTGGAAAATTCAAACCTGGGAAAAATGTTGCCATTACTCCAGGAAAAGTGGTATTCACCAATCACTTGATTGAATTAATTCAATATAAGCCACAGACTCAAATGGTTTTTAAAGAACCGATCCTAATAATACCCGCCTGGATAATGAAATATTACATTTTAGATTTATCTTCAAAAAACTCATTAGTTAAATGGCTTGTTGAACAAGGCCATACCGTTTTTATTATTTCATGGCGTAATCCAGATGAAAATGACCGAGACTTAGGAATGGATGAGTATTATCGTCAAGGTGCAATGGCGGCAATTGATGCTGTAAATGATATTTTACCTAAAACAAAAATTCATTTGATGGGATATTGCCTTGGTGGAACACTGGCAATGATTGTTGCTGCGGCAATGGCAAGAAATCATGATAATCGCCTTAAAAGTCTTTCTCTACTAGCAGCACAAGGAGACTTTACCAAAGCAGGCGAGCTCATGCTGTTTATTAACGAGAGTGAGATAAACTTTCTCAAAAATATGATGTGGGAAAAAGGCTATCTGGATCCCAAACACATGGCAGGTTCTTTTCAGATGTTGCGTACCTACGATCTCATTTGGTCAAAAATGATTGATGATTATATGACAGGGACAAAACGAGGTATGATTGATCTACTTGCCTGGAATGCTGATGCAACCCGGATGCCCTATAAAATGCATACAGAATACCTCGATAAACTATTCCTTCATAATGAATTTGCAGAGGGCCATTTTCGTGTAGAAGATGAAATAGTAGCACCGAGTAATGTTCATTTGCCTATTTTTGCAGTAAGTCCTGAAAAAGATCATATCGCTCCGTGGGAATCTGTATATAAAATACATTTAATGATGCATACAGATATTACATTTGTACTAACAAATGGGGGACACAACGCAGGAATTGTTAGTGAACCTAATCATCCTAGACGTTTTTATTTTATTCATGAAAACAAAAAGGACATGCCCTATATTGGCCCTAAAAAGTGGTTGAATAAAGCAGAAAAAAGAGAGGGCTCTTGGTGGATAGCATGGCATGATTGGTTGGTAAATAACAGTTCACAAAAACTCATCCCTCCACCAGATATTGACCCCTTGCTGCCTGATGCTCCAGGAAAGTATGTACTTCAAAAATAG